The genomic window TCGAGCGGCTGTTCAAGCCCCTGTCCCATCCCGAGTGGGGAAGGGGGCTGGCCGACGATGTGGCGGCGCTGCCGTCACGCCCCGGCTATGACCTCGTCCTGACCAAGGACGCCATCGTCGAGGGCGTGCATTTCCTGCCGGACGATCCGCTGGACACGGTCAGCAGGAAGCTGCTGCGGGTGAACCTGTCGGACCTCGCCGCCAAGGGCGCTGAGCCGTTCGGCTATCTGCTGGCCTGCTTCTGGTCTGAACGCTGCGGCTGGCCCGAGCGCGAGGCGTTTGCGGCCGGGCTAGCCGAGGATCAGGCGTGGTTCGGCGTTCATCTGCTCGGCGGGGACACGGTCAGGACGCCCGGTCCGCTGTCCTTCTCGCTGACGGCCCTGGGGTGGGCGCCGACGGGCAAAGCGGTTTCTCGCGCAGGCGCGCAGGTCGGCGACCTCGTCTTCGTCACCGGCGTCATCGGGGACGGGCTTCTGGGGCTGAAGGCGGCGCAAAGACAACTGGCTCTGGCGCCTGAGCGGATGGAAGCCTTGGTCAGCCACTACCGGATGCCGACGCCCCGGACCGACTTCGCCGACATCGTGCGTGAGTACGCCACCGCATCCGTCGATGTGTCGGACGGCCTGGCCGCCGACCTGGCCCACATCGCGCAGGCCAGCAGGGTTGGCGTGTCGCTCAATCTGAACGTCCTGCCCCTGTCCGCGGCGGCCCAAGCCTGGTTCGACGACCGCGTCGATCCGCAGTTGTCGCTGGAGGATCTGGCCAGCGGCGGGGACGACTATGAGATCGCCTTCACCGCCCATCCGCGCCACGAAGACGCCCTGCGTCGCGAGGCCGAGCGCCGACTAATTCGTCTGACCCGCGTCGGCGAGGTCACTGCAGGTCGCGGCCTGACGGTCCTTTACGACGGTCAGCCCGTGCCCATGGCCAGGAACGGCTGGACTCACGGCTGACGCGGCAAGGGAATCCTAACGCCCGTCCGGCAGGGTGTCACTATGGACCGTAGAACCCTGATCGCCTCCGGAACCGCCGCCCTGACCGGCGCCACCGCCAGTCGCGCCGCCGCCTCCGGCAGCGAAACGGAGTCGGCGCCTGCGGCCCTGAGCATCGCAGGCCTCGGCCTGCCCGTCATCGAGGGGGGGCGTTTGCGGAACTACGTGTTCGTCGCCCTCAGGCTCGAACTCGGCGCCGGCAAGACCGTCGAGCAGATGAAGCCCAAGGAGGCCTTCTTCCGCGACGCCGTCGTCCGCGCGGCCCACAAGACGCCATTCACCGTGCCTGGCGACTGGACACGGCTGGACGAGCGGGCCCTGTCCGCGTCGCTGGTGGCGGCGTCTGCGGCGGTCTCGGGTCGCGGCTCCGTCCGGCGTGTCGTCGTCGTCAGCCAGTCGCCGCGTCGCCGAACGGGCATGCAGACCGCCCGCTGAACGGGCTGAGCGACCGCTGTTGCGTCACTTCGCCTGCCATGACAGGCTCCCTTGGCAAATCCCAAAGAACGCACTGACGCGTTCGCCGCGTGCGGGGGGACCGGAAGGCGGACAGAGGCGATAACGCCCGACCGCGCCAAGGCCTGCGCGCCTGTTTGCAAGGGCATGGAAACGCCAATGACGAACTCACTTACGCTGGTCTTTGCGGCCGGTGTGCTGGCGGTGCTGTATGGCGCCGCACAGACCGCCGTGCTGATGAAGGCGAGCACTGGCAACGACAAGATGCGAGAGATCGCCGCCGCGATCCAGGAAGGCGCCTCGGCCTATTTGAAGCGGCAATATCTGACCATCGGCATCGTCGGGATCGTGATCCTGATCGCCGCCTACTTCCTGATCGGAATCTATGCCGCCGTCGGCTTCCTGATCGGCGCCGTGCTGTCTGGCGCGGCCGGTTATGCCGGGATGCTGATCTCGGTGCGGGCCAATGTGCGCACGGCTCAGGCGGCGTCCGAAAGCCTGTCCAAAGGGTTGAACCTGGCGTTCCGCTCGGGCGCCATCACCGGCATGTTCGTGGCGGGCGGCGCCCTGATCGGTGTGTCAGGCTACTACATTGTGCTGACCCAGCATCTGGGATTGGTCTCAACGGGCCGCGAAGTGATCGACGGGCTGGTGGCGCTGGGCTTCGGCGCCTCGCTGATTTCGATCTTCGCGCGCCTGGGCGGCGGCATCTTCACCAAGGGCGCCGACGTTGGCGGCGACATGGTGGGCAAGGTCGAGGCGGGTATTCCCGAGGACGATCCTCGCAACGCCGCGACCATCGCCGACAATGTGGGCGACAACGTCGGCGACTGCGCCGGCATGGCCGCCGACCTGTTCGAGACCTATGCCGTGACGACTGTCGCGACCATGGTGCTGGCCGCGATCTTCTTCAGGGACCAGCCCTATGTGGATCTGATGATGGTGCTGCCGCTGGCGATCTGCGCGGTGTGCATCGTGACCTCCATCGTCGGCAGCTTCTTCGTGCGGCTGGGCAAGTCCAAGAACATCATGGGCGCCCTCTATCAGGGGCTTATCGTCACCGGCGTCCTGTCCATCGGCGCGGTCTGGTGGGTGATCGACCAGATGGTGACGGGGCCGATCGTGACGGCTAGCGGTCTGGAAATCCAGCCGATGGCGCTGTTCTGGTCCGGCATGGTTGGTCTGGCGGTGACGGCGGCGATCGTGGTCGTGACCGAATACTATACCGGATCGGGCTTCCGTCCGGTGCGATCGGTCGCCAATGCCTCGGTGTCGGGGCACGGCACCAACGTCATTCAGGGCTTGGCCGTGTCGCTTGAGGCGACGGCGCTTCCGGCGCTGACGATCATCGTCGGCATCGTAGCCAGCTTCCAGTTGGCCGGCCTGTTCGGCATCGCCATCGCCACCACGACCATGCTGGGCGTGGCGGGAATGATCGTGGCGCTCGATGCCTTTGGACCCGTGACCGACAACGCCGGCGGCATCGCCGAGATGGCGGGTCTGCCCAGCGACGTGCGGCATTCGACGGATGCGCTGGACGCCGTGGGCAACACGACCAAGGCCGTGACCAAGGGCTACGCCATCGGTTCGGCGGGCCTCGGCGCGCTGGTGCTGTTCGCCGCCTACACGTCGGACCTGCAGTATTTCTCGGCCAATCCGGCGGACTATCCCTTCTTCGCTGGGATGGGAGAGATCGCCTTCGATCTGACCAATCCCTACGTCGTCGTCG from Brevundimonas fontaquae includes these protein-coding regions:
- the thiL gene encoding thiamine-phosphate kinase — encoded protein: MPALDVAGEFETIERLFKPLSHPEWGRGLADDVAALPSRPGYDLVLTKDAIVEGVHFLPDDPLDTVSRKLLRVNLSDLAAKGAEPFGYLLACFWSERCGWPEREAFAAGLAEDQAWFGVHLLGGDTVRTPGPLSFSLTALGWAPTGKAVSRAGAQVGDLVFVTGVIGDGLLGLKAAQRQLALAPERMEALVSHYRMPTPRTDFADIVREYATASVDVSDGLAADLAHIAQASRVGVSLNLNVLPLSAAAQAWFDDRVDPQLSLEDLASGGDDYEIAFTAHPRHEDALRREAERRLIRLTRVGEVTAGRGLTVLYDGQPVPMARNGWTHG
- a CDS encoding sodium-translocating pyrophosphatase, with protein sequence MTNSLTLVFAAGVLAVLYGAAQTAVLMKASTGNDKMREIAAAIQEGASAYLKRQYLTIGIVGIVILIAAYFLIGIYAAVGFLIGAVLSGAAGYAGMLISVRANVRTAQAASESLSKGLNLAFRSGAITGMFVAGGALIGVSGYYIVLTQHLGLVSTGREVIDGLVALGFGASLISIFARLGGGIFTKGADVGGDMVGKVEAGIPEDDPRNAATIADNVGDNVGDCAGMAADLFETYAVTTVATMVLAAIFFRDQPYVDLMMVLPLAICAVCIVTSIVGSFFVRLGKSKNIMGALYQGLIVTGVLSIGAVWWVIDQMVTGPIVTASGLEIQPMALFWSGMVGLAVTAAIVVVTEYYTGSGFRPVRSVANASVSGHGTNVIQGLAVSLEATALPALTIIVGIVASFQLAGLFGIAIATTTMLGVAGMIVALDAFGPVTDNAGGIAEMAGLPSDVRHSTDALDAVGNTTKAVTKGYAIGSAGLGALVLFAAYTSDLQYFSANPADYPFFAGMGEIAFDLTNPYVVVGLLFGGLLPFLFGGMSMMAVGRAAESVVAEVRRQFRENPGIMTYEVKPEYGRAVDILTKAAIREMIVPSLLPVLSPIVLFVAVLGISDKANAFAALGAMLMGVIVTGLFVAISMTSGGGAWDNAKKVIEEGFTDKNGVVHGKGSEAHKAAVTGDTVGDPYKDTSGPAVNPMIKITNIVALLLLAVLASGTIG